From one Streptomyces sp. Q6 genomic stretch:
- a CDS encoding GDSL-type esterase/lipase family protein, translating into MLRFMFVGDSMTIGGAGEHTWRHRMWQHLRATGTDCAVVGPRTALHGGGHDYADPDFPQHHLAGWGEGWQHMAPLIGDAITSTGADTLLISLGLIDLGFYTDAEQTAENVRRFVAGARAANPTVRIVALPVIPNIRAESDAPFAAQVAHFNTLLAKAVADLSEPRSPLLLASVPESYDIHQDTYDGTHPNASGEHKLAAAFADALHQAWGIGGPYRGLS; encoded by the coding sequence ATGCTCAGGTTCATGTTCGTGGGTGACTCCATGACGATCGGAGGCGCCGGCGAGCACACCTGGCGCCATCGCATGTGGCAGCACCTGCGCGCCACCGGCACCGACTGCGCCGTGGTCGGCCCGCGCACCGCGCTGCACGGCGGCGGCCACGACTACGCCGACCCGGACTTCCCGCAGCACCATCTGGCCGGCTGGGGCGAGGGCTGGCAGCACATGGCGCCGCTGATCGGCGACGCGATCACGTCGACCGGCGCGGACACGCTCCTGATCTCCCTCGGCCTGATCGACCTCGGCTTCTACACGGACGCCGAGCAGACCGCCGAGAACGTACGCCGCTTCGTCGCCGGGGCCCGCGCCGCGAACCCCACCGTCCGCATCGTCGCGCTCCCCGTCATCCCGAACATCCGCGCCGAGTCCGACGCGCCCTTCGCGGCGCAGGTCGCACACTTCAACACGCTGCTCGCGAAGGCGGTCGCGGACCTGTCGGAGCCCCGCTCGCCGCTGCTGCTCGCGTCGGTCCCCGAGTCCTACGACATCCACCAGGACACGTACGACGGGACGCACCCGAACGCCTCCGGCGAGCACAAGCTGGCCGCCGCCTTCGCGGACGCGCTGCACCAGGCGTGGGGCATCGGCGGCCCCTACCGCGGCCTCTCCTGA
- a CDS encoding aldo/keto reductase, which yields MKYTQLGRTGLKVSRLVLGTMNFGPQTDEAASHAIMDAALAGGINYFDTANVYGWGENKGRTEEIIGTWFAEGGGRRDKTVLATKVFGSMTAGDDVWPNHDRLSAVNIRRAVEASLKRLQTDYIDIYQFHHIDRHTPFEEIWQAIDVLIQQGKILYAGSSNFPGYKIAQANELAKAHGRVGLVSEQCLYNLAERRAEMEVIPAAQEYGLGVIPWSPLHGGLLGGVIKKEAQGKRRTEGRSASALENTKVREQVQAYEDLLDKHGLEPGEAALAWLLTRPGVTGPIVGPRTQEQLDSALRAVELELGEDVLASLEEIFPGPGPSPEAFAW from the coding sequence ATGAAGTACACGCAGCTCGGACGCACAGGACTCAAGGTCAGCCGGCTCGTCCTCGGCACCATGAACTTCGGTCCGCAGACCGACGAAGCCGCGAGCCACGCCATCATGGACGCGGCGCTGGCCGGCGGCATCAACTACTTCGACACGGCCAACGTGTACGGCTGGGGTGAGAACAAGGGCCGTACCGAGGAGATCATCGGCACCTGGTTCGCGGAGGGCGGCGGCCGCCGCGACAAGACCGTCCTCGCCACCAAGGTGTTCGGGAGCATGACGGCCGGCGACGACGTGTGGCCCAACCACGACCGGCTCTCCGCGGTGAACATCCGCCGGGCCGTCGAGGCGTCGCTGAAGCGGCTCCAGACCGACTACATCGACATCTACCAGTTCCACCACATCGACCGGCACACGCCGTTCGAGGAGATCTGGCAGGCGATCGACGTCCTGATCCAGCAGGGCAAGATCCTCTACGCCGGCTCGTCGAACTTCCCCGGCTACAAGATCGCCCAGGCCAACGAGCTGGCGAAGGCCCACGGCCGCGTCGGCCTCGTCAGCGAGCAGTGCCTCTACAACCTCGCCGAGCGCCGCGCCGAGATGGAGGTCATCCCGGCCGCGCAGGAGTACGGCCTGGGCGTCATCCCCTGGTCGCCGCTGCACGGCGGGCTGCTGGGCGGTGTGATCAAGAAGGAGGCGCAGGGCAAGCGCCGCACCGAGGGCCGGTCCGCGAGCGCCCTGGAGAACACCAAGGTGCGCGAGCAGGTCCAGGCGTACGAGGACCTGCTCGACAAGCACGGTCTGGAGCCGGGCGAGGCGGCGCTGGCGTGGCTCCTCACCCGTCCGGGCGTGACCGGCCCGATCGTCGGTCCGCGCACCCAGGAGCAGCTGGACTCGGCGCTGCGCGCGGTCGAGCTCGAACTGGGCGAGGACGTCCTGGCGTCCCTGGAAGAGATCTTCCCCGGCCCGGGTCCGTCGCCGGAGGCCTTCGCCTGGTAG
- the serC gene encoding phosphoserine transaminase, which translates to MAEIQIPADIKPADGRFGAGPSKVRTEALDALAATGTSLLGTSHRQAPVKNLVGRVRDGVKDLFSLPEGYEVILGNGGSTAFWDVATHGLIENKSQHLNFGEFSSKFAKAAKLAPWLAEPTVISSDPGTHPEAKAEAGVDVYGLTHNETSTGVAAPIKRVAGADEGALVLVDATSGAGGLPVDITETDVYYFAPQKSFASDGGLWIGVFSPAAIERAERVHASGRHIPEFFSLPTAIDNSRKNQTYNTPALSTLFLLAEQLDWINGQGGLAWSTERTKDSSSRLYTWAEESKHATPFVTDAAKRSQVIGTIDFADEIDAAAVAKVLRANGIVDTEPYRKLGRNQLRVAMFPAIDPADITALTACIDYVIGQL; encoded by the coding sequence GTGGCTGAGATCCAGATTCCCGCTGACATCAAGCCCGCCGACGGACGTTTCGGCGCTGGCCCCTCCAAGGTGCGTACGGAGGCGTTGGACGCCCTGGCCGCCACCGGTACCTCCCTGCTCGGCACCTCCCACCGCCAGGCCCCGGTCAAGAACCTGGTCGGACGCGTGCGGGACGGCGTCAAGGACCTCTTCTCCCTCCCCGAGGGCTACGAGGTCATCCTCGGCAACGGCGGCTCGACCGCGTTCTGGGACGTCGCGACGCACGGCCTGATCGAGAACAAGTCGCAGCACCTGAACTTCGGCGAGTTCTCCTCCAAGTTCGCCAAGGCCGCCAAGCTCGCGCCCTGGCTGGCCGAGCCGACCGTGATCAGCTCGGACCCGGGTACGCACCCGGAGGCGAAGGCCGAGGCCGGCGTCGACGTCTACGGCCTGACCCACAACGAGACCTCGACCGGTGTCGCGGCCCCGATCAAGCGCGTGGCCGGTGCCGACGAGGGCGCCCTCGTCCTGGTGGACGCCACGTCCGGCGCGGGCGGCCTGCCGGTCGACATCACCGAGACGGACGTCTACTACTTCGCCCCGCAGAAGTCGTTCGCCTCCGACGGCGGCCTGTGGATCGGCGTGTTCTCGCCGGCCGCGATCGAGCGCGCCGAGCGCGTCCACGCGTCGGGACGACACATCCCGGAGTTCTTCTCGCTGCCGACGGCGATCGACAACTCCCGCAAGAACCAGACGTACAACACCCCGGCCCTGTCCACGCTCTTCCTGCTCGCCGAGCAGCTGGACTGGATCAACGGCCAGGGCGGTCTCGCCTGGTCGACGGAGCGGACGAAGGACAGCTCGTCGCGCCTGTACACGTGGGCCGAGGAGTCGAAGCACGCGACGCCGTTCGTCACGGACGCCGCCAAGCGCTCGCAGGTCATCGGCACGATCGACTTCGCGGACGAGATCGACGCCGCCGCGGTCGCCAAGGTGCTGCGCGCCAACGGGATCGTCGACACCGAGCCGTACCGCAAGCTGGGCCGCAACCAGCTGCGCGTCGCGATGTTCCCGGCGATCGACCCGGCGGACATCACGGCCTTGACGGCCTGCATCGACTACGTCATCGGTCAGCTCTGA
- a CDS encoding ATP-binding cassette domain-containing protein — MSTPAIAAHGLRKSYGDKVVLDGIDIEVPSGTVFALLGPNGAGKTTAVKILSTLISPGPDSGPITVGGHDRATEAQEIRAAIGVTGQFSAVDGLITGEENMLLMADLHHLSKAEGRRIAAELLERFDLVEAAKKPASTYSGGMKRRLDIAMTLVGGPRIIFLDEPTTGLDPRSRHTMWQIIRGLVADGVTVLLTTQYLEEADELADRIAVLHDGKIAAEGSAEELKRIVPGGHVRLRFTDPAAYRSAAAALTGAARDDEALALQLPSDGSQRELRAVLDRLDAAGIEADELTVHTPDLDDVFFALTESPASPAGSARPDLAAATKESVR; from the coding sequence ATGAGCACCCCGGCCATCGCGGCACACGGCCTGCGCAAGTCCTACGGAGACAAGGTCGTCCTGGACGGCATCGACATCGAGGTGCCGAGCGGCACGGTCTTCGCCCTGCTCGGCCCGAACGGCGCCGGCAAGACCACCGCCGTCAAGATCCTCTCCACTCTCATCTCGCCCGGCCCCGACTCCGGCCCCATCACGGTCGGCGGCCACGACCGGGCCACCGAGGCCCAGGAGATCCGCGCCGCGATCGGCGTCACCGGCCAGTTCTCCGCCGTCGACGGGCTGATCACCGGCGAGGAGAACATGCTCCTCATGGCCGATCTGCACCACCTCTCCAAGGCGGAGGGGCGGCGCATCGCCGCCGAACTCCTGGAGCGCTTCGACCTGGTGGAGGCCGCGAAGAAGCCCGCCTCCACCTACTCCGGCGGTATGAAGCGCCGCCTCGACATCGCCATGACGCTGGTCGGCGGTCCGCGGATCATCTTCCTCGACGAGCCGACCACCGGGCTCGACCCGCGGTCCCGGCACACCATGTGGCAGATCATCCGCGGCCTGGTCGCGGACGGTGTCACCGTCCTGCTCACCACCCAGTACCTGGAGGAGGCGGACGAACTCGCCGACCGCATCGCGGTGTTGCACGACGGCAAGATCGCCGCCGAGGGCAGTGCCGAGGAGCTCAAGCGGATCGTCCCCGGCGGACACGTCCGGCTCCGCTTCACCGACCCGGCCGCCTACCGGTCCGCCGCGGCCGCGCTGACCGGGGCCGCCCGCGACGACGAGGCGCTCGCGCTCCAGCTCCCCTCGGACGGCAGTCAGCGCGAACTGCGCGCCGTTCTCGACCGGTTGGACGCCGCCGGCATCGAGGCGGACGAACTGACCGTGCACACCCCAGACCTCGACGACGTCTTCTTCGCCCTCACCGAGAGCCCCGCGAGCCCCGCGGGTTCCGCACGCCCCGACCTCGCCGCCGCCACCAAGGAGTCAGTCCGATGA
- a CDS encoding FAD-binding and (Fe-S)-binding domain-containing protein yields MADDIGKALRDVIRGDVDFSTTARALHTMDASNYRRVPRGVVAPKDADDVRATLALCAERGVPVVGRGGGTSIAGQATGTGVVVDFTRHMNRVLDIDPATRTARVQPGVILDRLQTAAAPLRFGPDPSTHSRCTLGGMIGNNSCGSHSVAWGTTADSVAALDVAAADGTAYRLGQGWSGAPAGLQALVEGELAAIRTGFAPYAGLPRRISGYALDALLPENGTDLARFFCGTEGTLGLVTEATVRLVEAPPAKALAVLAYADESAAAEAAAGLLPYGPLTVEGMAADLVPPGSGLPKGGAWLFVETGGATPAEARAAAERIVRAADVVAALVVDDPAGQRTLWRIREDASGTATRMPDGSEAWPGWEDCAVPPARLGTYLREFRGLLREHGLRGTPYGHFGDGCIHVRIDFDLLTEPGIARFRRFSEELAGLVVAHGGSLSGEHGDGQARAELLPRMYGDGLVGLFERVKGVWDPADVLNPGMLVRPARLDENLRFAVLPRKPVDVEFGYPHDGGDFGAAVRRCVGVAKCRTQTAGPGGGVMCPSFRATGGDETHSTRGRARLLHEMLAGEVVTDGWRSTEVRDALDLCLSCKGCRSDCPVGVDMATYKAEFLHHHYEGRRRPMAHYTMGWLPRWLALVERTRTAPVVNALARVGVVAGLGKRLGGIAPERRIPRIARRTFSTWWRRDFRRRSRGWPERFEGVREGAILWPDTFTEHLAPEVGQAAVRVLEAAGVMALMPPRTRFELTYGPDGVEGVAGGRFVLDPRRPRVCCGLTYVSTGQLDRARTVLRRTLDLVPSFGDDDLPIIVLEPSCAAALRSDLPELLPDDPRAQRLADRVLTFAEALERLAPDWIPPRVDRPVVGQTHCHQHAILGDAADRRLRERMGLDGELSGGCCGLAGNFGFEKGHGEVSAACAEEQLLPAVRAARDGSVTLADGFSCRTQLEQLGGVRARHLAEVLAQALDDTGAPCGPSGPSGSSGSSGG; encoded by the coding sequence ATGGCTGACGACATCGGTAAGGCCCTACGGGACGTGATCCGCGGCGACGTCGACTTCAGTACGACGGCCCGCGCCCTGCACACGATGGACGCGTCGAACTACCGCAGAGTCCCCCGGGGGGTCGTCGCGCCGAAGGACGCCGACGACGTCCGCGCCACTCTCGCCCTCTGCGCGGAGCGCGGCGTCCCCGTCGTCGGCCGGGGCGGCGGCACCTCGATCGCCGGACAGGCCACCGGCACCGGCGTCGTCGTCGACTTCACCCGCCACATGAACCGCGTCCTCGACATCGACCCGGCGACCCGGACCGCCCGCGTCCAGCCCGGCGTGATCCTCGACCGCCTCCAGACGGCGGCCGCCCCGCTGCGGTTCGGACCCGACCCGTCCACGCACAGCCGCTGCACCCTCGGCGGCATGATCGGCAACAACTCGTGCGGCTCGCACTCCGTCGCCTGGGGCACGACCGCCGACAGCGTTGCCGCGCTCGACGTGGCCGCCGCGGACGGCACGGCGTACCGGCTCGGGCAGGGCTGGTCCGGCGCCCCGGCAGGGCTCCAGGCGCTGGTGGAGGGGGAGTTGGCGGCGATCCGTACCGGTTTCGCCCCGTACGCGGGTCTGCCGCGCCGGATCTCCGGATACGCCCTCGACGCGCTGCTGCCCGAGAACGGCACCGACCTCGCCCGCTTCTTCTGCGGCACCGAGGGCACCCTCGGGCTCGTCACCGAGGCGACGGTCAGGCTCGTCGAGGCGCCGCCCGCGAAGGCGCTCGCCGTCCTGGCGTACGCCGACGAGAGCGCCGCCGCCGAGGCCGCCGCCGGTCTGCTGCCGTACGGGCCGCTCACCGTGGAGGGCATGGCCGCCGACCTCGTACCGCCGGGTTCGGGGCTGCCGAAGGGCGGCGCGTGGCTGTTCGTGGAGACCGGCGGCGCGACCCCGGCCGAGGCGCGGGCCGCCGCCGAGCGGATCGTGCGGGCCGCCGACGTCGTGGCCGCGCTCGTCGTCGACGACCCGGCCGGGCAGCGCACGCTGTGGCGGATCAGGGAGGACGCGAGCGGCACGGCGACCCGTATGCCGGACGGCAGCGAGGCGTGGCCCGGCTGGGAGGACTGCGCCGTGCCGCCCGCCCGACTCGGCACGTATCTGAGGGAGTTCAGGGGTCTGCTGCGCGAGCACGGGCTGCGCGGAACGCCGTACGGGCACTTCGGCGACGGCTGCATCCACGTACGCATCGACTTCGATCTGCTGACCGAGCCGGGCATCGCGCGGTTCCGCCGCTTCTCCGAGGAGCTCGCCGGGCTCGTCGTCGCGCACGGCGGGTCGCTGTCCGGCGAGCACGGCGACGGGCAGGCGCGCGCCGAACTGCTGCCGCGGATGTACGGGGACGGGCTCGTGGGTCTCTTCGAGCGGGTGAAGGGCGTCTGGGACCCGGCGGACGTGCTGAACCCGGGGATGCTGGTGCGGCCCGCGCGGCTCGACGAGAACCTGCGGTTCGCGGTGCTGCCGCGAAAGCCGGTCGACGTGGAGTTCGGCTACCCGCACGACGGCGGGGACTTCGGCGCCGCCGTGCGCCGCTGCGTGGGCGTGGCCAAGTGCCGTACGCAGACGGCGGGTCCGGGCGGCGGCGTGATGTGTCCCTCCTTCCGCGCCACCGGCGGGGACGAGACGCACTCCACGCGCGGGCGGGCCCGGCTGCTGCACGAGATGCTCGCCGGTGAGGTCGTCACGGACGGCTGGCGGTCGACGGAGGTGCGGGACGCGCTCGATCTCTGCCTGTCCTGCAAGGGGTGCAGGAGCGACTGCCCGGTGGGCGTCGACATGGCCACGTACAAGGCGGAGTTCCTGCACCACCACTACGAGGGCCGGCGGCGGCCGATGGCGCACTACACGATGGGGTGGCTGCCGCGCTGGCTGGCACTCGTGGAGCGCACCCGGACCGCGCCCGTCGTCAACGCCCTCGCGCGGGTGGGGGTGGTGGCCGGTCTCGGCAAGCGGCTCGGCGGGATCGCGCCCGAGCGGCGGATCCCGCGGATCGCGCGGCGGACGTTCAGCACGTGGTGGCGGCGGGACTTCCGGCGGCGGAGCCGCGGGTGGCCGGAGCGGTTCGAGGGGGTGCGGGAGGGGGCGATTCTGTGGCCGGACACCTTCACCGAGCACCTCGCGCCCGAGGTCGGGCAGGCGGCGGTGCGCGTCCTGGAGGCGGCCGGGGTGATGGCGCTGATGCCGCCCCGGACGAGGTTCGAGCTCACCTACGGTCCTGACGGCGTCGAGGGGGTCGCCGGGGGCCGCTTCGTCCTCGACCCGCGGCGCCCCCGCGTCTGCTGCGGCCTCACCTACGTCTCCACCGGGCAACTCGACCGCGCCCGTACGGTGTTGAGGCGCACCCTCGACCTCGTGCCCTCCTTCGGCGACGACGACCTGCCGATCATCGTCCTGGAGCCGTCCTGCGCCGCCGCTCTCCGCTCCGACCTGCCGGAACTCCTCCCCGACGATCCGCGCGCCCAGCGCCTCGCCGACCGCGTCCTCACCTTCGCCGAGGCCCTCGAACGGCTCGCCCCCGACTGGATTCCGCCCCGCGTCGACCGCCCCGTGGTCGGCCAGACGCACTGCCACCAGCACGCGATCCTCGGCGACGCGGCGGACCGCCGTCTGCGCGAACGGATGGGCCTGGACGGCGAGTTGAGCGGGGGCTGCTGCGGGCTCGCGGGCAACTTCGGCTTCGAGAAGGGACACGGTGAGGTGTCGGCGGCCTGCGCCGAGGAGCAACTGCTCCCCGCGGTACGGGCGGCGCGGGACGGTTCGGTGACCCTGGCGGACGGCTTCTCGTGCCGGACGCAGCTGGAGCAGTTGGGGGGTGTGCGGGCGCGCCACCTGGCGGAGGTCCTGGCGCAGGCGCTGGACGACACCGGCGCGCCCTGCGGTCCCTCCGGTCCCTCCGGTTCCTCCGGTTCGTCCGGAGGCTGA
- the thpR gene encoding RNA 2',3'-cyclic phosphodiesterase, with protein MRLFAAVLPPADALAELGHAVDRLADSAGPRWTGRSGWHLTLAFYGDVPEATVPELEERLARAAGRSEEFRLTLHGGGHFGGRALWAGVRGDVDALRRLAERAEAAGRKAGLPGEHRRYRPHLTLARSREPFDFGAHVTALADFAGSPWTVGELALVRSDLPTSGVPGERPRYAKVGGWELSGTR; from the coding sequence ATGAGACTCTTCGCCGCCGTGCTGCCGCCCGCCGACGCCCTCGCCGAACTCGGTCACGCCGTCGACCGGCTGGCCGACAGCGCCGGCCCACGCTGGACGGGCCGGTCCGGCTGGCACCTCACCCTCGCCTTCTACGGGGACGTGCCCGAGGCGACCGTGCCCGAACTGGAGGAGCGGCTCGCGCGGGCCGCGGGACGCAGCGAGGAGTTCCGGCTCACGCTGCACGGGGGCGGGCACTTCGGCGGCCGGGCCCTGTGGGCGGGGGTGCGCGGCGACGTGGACGCGCTGCGCCGGCTCGCCGAGCGGGCCGAGGCGGCGGGGAGGAAGGCCGGGCTGCCCGGGGAGCACCGGCGGTACCGGCCGCACCTGACGCTGGCCCGCAGCCGGGAGCCGTTCGACTTCGGGGCGCACGTCACCGCGCTCGCCGACTTCGCCGGGTCACCCTGGACGGTCGGCGAGCTGGCCCTCGTACGGAGCGATCTGCCGACGTCCGGGGTACCGGGCGAGCGGCCGCGGTACGCGAAGGTCGGCGGATGGGAGCTTTCGGGCACGCGTTAG
- a CDS encoding ABC transporter permease produces MSSLSLAARDSATMLRRNLLHARRYPSLTLNLLLTPIMLLLLFVYIFGDAMSSGIGGDRSDYIAYVVPGLLLMTIGSTVIGTAVSVSNDMSEGIIARFRTMAIHRPSVLVGHVVGSVVQSVVSVVLVGAVGVAIGFRSTDATALEWLAAFGMLVLFALALTWIAVGMGLVSPTAEAASNNAMPLILLPLLSSAFVPLDSMPGWFRPIAEYQPFTPAIETLRGLLLGSEIGHNGWLAVGWCVGLTVLGYFWSTATFNRDPK; encoded by the coding sequence ATGAGCTCGCTCTCCCTCGCCGCCCGCGACTCGGCCACGATGCTGCGCCGCAACCTCCTGCACGCCCGCCGCTACCCATCGCTCACCCTGAACCTGCTGCTCACACCGATCATGCTGTTGCTGCTGTTCGTCTACATCTTCGGCGACGCGATGAGCTCGGGCATCGGCGGCGACCGCTCCGACTACATCGCGTACGTGGTGCCCGGTCTGCTCCTCATGACCATCGGCTCCACGGTGATCGGCACCGCCGTCTCCGTCTCCAACGACATGAGCGAGGGCATCATCGCCCGGTTCCGCACCATGGCGATCCACCGCCCGTCCGTGCTCGTCGGACACGTCGTCGGCAGTGTCGTCCAGTCGGTCGTCAGCGTGGTCCTCGTCGGCGCCGTGGGTGTCGCCATCGGCTTCCGCTCGACCGACGCCACGGCCCTCGAATGGCTCGCCGCCTTCGGGATGCTCGTCCTCTTCGCCCTGGCGCTCACCTGGATCGCCGTCGGCATGGGGCTGGTCAGCCCGACCGCCGAGGCGGCCAGCAACAACGCGATGCCGCTGATCCTGCTGCCGCTGCTCTCCAGCGCCTTCGTCCCGCTCGACTCGATGCCGGGCTGGTTCCGGCCGATCGCCGAGTACCAGCCGTTCACCCCGGCCATCGAGACCCTGCGCGGCCTGCTCCTGGGCAGCGAGATCGGGCACAACGGCTGGCTGGCCGTCGGCTGGTGCGTGGGCCTCACGGTCCTCGGCTACTTCTGGTCGACCGCCACGTTCAACCGCGACCCCAAGTAA
- a CDS encoding DUF4097 family beta strand repeat-containing protein has product MQKFETTAPITTVLDIPAGRVQLIAADRADVTVDVRPVDTTKSRDVKAAAEVQVGFADGVLRIDAPAAKKQYFGPSGSLEITVQLPAGSRAEVAASCSEFRAVGRLGDVVVDGAYGPVKIDEAASMRLTATGDVTVGRLTGSATISTQKGDITVSEATSGSVQLTTQQGDITVTAARGVSASLDAGTTQGRIDNALANTGTPGLTVRATTSQGDITARSL; this is encoded by the coding sequence ATGCAGAAGTTCGAGACCACCGCCCCGATCACCACCGTCCTCGACATCCCCGCCGGCCGCGTGCAGCTGATCGCCGCCGACCGCGCCGACGTCACCGTCGACGTCCGGCCCGTCGACACCACCAAGAGCCGCGACGTGAAGGCCGCCGCCGAGGTCCAGGTCGGCTTCGCCGACGGAGTCCTGCGGATCGACGCCCCCGCCGCCAAGAAGCAGTACTTCGGCCCCTCCGGCTCCCTGGAGATCACCGTCCAGCTGCCCGCCGGGTCCCGGGCCGAAGTCGCCGCGTCGTGCAGCGAGTTCCGGGCCGTCGGCCGCCTCGGTGACGTCGTCGTCGACGGCGCCTACGGCCCGGTCAAGATCGACGAGGCCGCGAGCATGCGCCTCACCGCCACCGGTGACGTCACGGTCGGCCGGCTGACGGGGTCCGCCACCATCAGCACCCAGAAGGGCGACATCACCGTCTCCGAGGCGACGAGCGGCAGCGTCCAACTCACCACGCAGCAGGGCGACATCACCGTCACCGCCGCCCGCGGCGTCTCCGCCTCCCTCGACGCCGGCACCACCCAGGGCCGGATCGACAACGCCCTCGCCAACACCGGCACCCCCGGCCTCACCGTCCGCGCGACCACCTCCCAGGGCGACATCACCGCCCGCAGCCTCTGA
- a CDS encoding WD40 repeat domain-containing protein has protein sequence MGGAVAAAALLLGPAALPAAAADRPAGSDGFTIQDPRITESSGLAASRAHPGVYWTHNDSDDGAYLYAIDGRTGKTVATLTLTGIGSPRDVEAISIGPDGDLYVGDIGDNLGGTWDHVWIYRLPEPKELRDQTVRATQYVVQYADGPRNAEAMMVHPKTGRVYLIEKDENGGGLYEGPDPLNSSATNTFKRIADIDLWATDAAFSPDGKQLSVRGYFGGIAYSWNDGKPERQGQLSVPLQPQGESLTYTVDGKTLLYGSEGKGSSVEPEDVEGAADDDGGGSGSHASGGGASSGSGGSDDGGFSGKAGPSAPPWSSSP, from the coding sequence GTGGGTGGGGCCGTGGCCGCCGCCGCTCTGCTGCTGGGTCCGGCAGCGCTGCCCGCGGCCGCCGCCGACCGGCCCGCGGGGTCCGACGGCTTCACGATCCAGGACCCCCGGATCACCGAGTCCAGCGGCCTCGCCGCCTCCCGCGCCCACCCCGGCGTCTACTGGACCCACAACGACAGCGACGACGGCGCGTACCTGTACGCGATCGACGGCCGTACCGGGAAGACCGTCGCCACGCTCACCCTCACCGGCATCGGCTCCCCGCGCGACGTCGAGGCGATCTCGATCGGCCCCGACGGGGACCTCTACGTGGGCGACATCGGGGACAACCTCGGCGGCACGTGGGACCACGTCTGGATCTACCGGCTCCCCGAGCCGAAGGAGCTCCGTGACCAGACGGTCCGGGCCACGCAGTACGTCGTGCAGTACGCGGACGGGCCGCGCAACGCCGAGGCGATGATGGTCCACCCGAAGACCGGCCGGGTCTACCTGATCGAGAAGGACGAGAACGGCGGCGGTCTCTACGAAGGCCCCGACCCGCTGAACTCCTCCGCCACGAACACCTTCAAGCGCATCGCCGACATCGACCTGTGGGCGACCGACGCCGCCTTCTCGCCGGACGGCAAGCAGCTCTCCGTGCGCGGCTACTTCGGCGGCATCGCGTACTCCTGGAACGACGGGAAGCCCGAGCGGCAGGGCCAGTTGAGCGTGCCGCTGCAACCGCAGGGCGAGTCGCTGACGTACACCGTCGACGGGAAGACGCTGCTGTACGGGAGCGAGGGCAAGGGCAGCTCGGTCGAGCCGGAGGACGTCGAGGGCGCCGCGGACGACGACGGCGGCGGCAGCGGCTCCCACGCGTCGGGCGGCGGCGCGAGTTCGGGGAGCGGCGGGAGCGACGACGGCGGGTTCAGCGGGAAGGCGGGGCCGTCGGCGCCGCCGTGGTCCTCATCGCCGTGA